From the genome of Bradyrhizobium sp. G127:
CGCGGATGGTGTAATAGCTTTGGCCGGTGCGCTGGTCGACGGTGGTGTCCGGCGAGATGCGACTGATCGTCCCATTCAATTCGGGCGTGGTGCGCTGGTTAAAGGCAGAAAGCCGCAGCAGCGTCTTCTGCCCGATCCGCAACTGGTCGATGTCCTGCGGATTGACCTTGGCCTCGACCGACAGATTGTCGGATTCCGGCACGATCAGCATGACGGCGTCGCCGGCAGTGATGACGCCGCCCACCGTATGCACTGTGGACTGCAGCACCATGCCGTCCTGCGGCGCGCGGATGTCGATGCGGCGCAGTTGATCCTCGGCAGTGACTTTGCGCTCGACGAATTCGCCGATCTTGTCGTTGATCTCGCGCATCTCCTTGGAGACTTCGCTGGAGAGATCCTTGTCGATCTGGATGATCTGCAATTCGATTTCTGTGATCTTGCCCTTTGCCTGCGCCTTCTGGGCGACGAACTGCGCACGGTCTCCGTCCAGCCGTGCGGCGTCCCGTTCAAGCACCGTCAGCCGGGAGATCTGCACGAGGTTCTTGGCGAACAGATCGCGGACGCCCACAAGCTCTTTCTGGATGAGTTCGATCTCGCGCGACTTGGCGTTTTCCTGTGCTTCCAGGCCGCCGATCTCTTCCCGGAGTTGCAAGATGCGTTCCTTGAGCTGGGCCTTCTGGCCGACACGCCCCGATGAGCGGACCTGAAACAGCTTGATCTCGTTTCCGATCAGCGACTGCACCTCGGGATCGGCGAACGACTCCATCAATTCCGGCGGAAACGTAATCCGCTCCGCGCCGTCCTGCTCGGCCAGCAGCCGCGCCCTGCGCGCCAGAAGCCCGTTGAGACCCTTGGTGACGATCGCGAGGCTCGCCTTGGTGATCGTATCGTCGAGGCGCACCACGACATCGCCGGCCTTGACGCGATCGCCGTCACGCGCCCTCACCTCACCGACAACACCGCCGGTCGGATGCTGCACTTTCTTGACGTTCGAATCGACCACGATGGAGCCCGGCGCGATCAGCGCGCCGGAGATTTGCGCCGTCGAGGCCCAGCCGCCCAGTCCACAGGTCAACAGCGTAACCACGACGAGGCCCACGATCAGATGAAAGCGGATCGAACCGCGCGAACCCGGCTGGTCGAGACTCTTGAAAATCGAGAGACGATCCAGCGGCGAAAGCACCGCGTTCAAGAGGCGGCGGATGACGCTCTCGGTGCCAGCGAGGCTTGGCCCTTTCACGATTGCGCTCCTCCCTTGTCCGACACGATCTTGATCGCGGATGGCACCGCCACGGGACGTTGCAGCACCTGACCGAGAACGCTGTCCTTCGGGCCGAACGCCTGCACCCGTCCGTCCTTCAGGACCAAAACCTGATCGACGCTCTCGATGCCGACCGGGCGATGCGCCACGACCACCACCACGCCGCCGCGCTCGCGAACCGCGAGAACCGCTTTGTTCAGCGCCACGTCGCCTTCGCTGTCGAGATTGGAGTTCGGTTCATCCAGCACCACGAGGAACGGATTCCCGTAGAGCGCGCGGGCCAGCGCGACCCGTTGCGCCTGCCCTGCGGAGAGCACGCTGCCCTGATCGCCGATCTGGGTGTCGTAGCCGTCCTTCATGCCGATGACCATGTCATGGACGCGCGCGTCGCGCGCCGCGGCGATGATGTCGTCGGACGATGCATTGTCCTCGAACCGCGAAATGTTCTGCGCGATGGTGCCGGCGAACAGTTCAACGTCCTGCGGAAGGTAGCCAATATAGCGGCCGAGGATCTCCGGCGACCATTGATCGAGCGCCGCGCCGTCAAGCCGTACCTTGCCGCGCAGCGGCTGCCAGACGCCCACCAGCGCGCGCACCAGCGAGGATTTACCGGCACCGCTGGGGCCGATGACGCCGACGGCCTGACCGGCGTCCAGAGCGAACGTAACGTCGTGGACCACCGCCTTCTGCTCACCTGGCGGACTGACGGTCAGCGCCTCGACGGACAGCTTGCCGGACGGAGCTTCCAGCAGCGTCGGCGCATCCTGCTCCGGCATCATGCCGAGCAGCCGGTTGAGGCGATGCCAGCTTTGCCGCGCGGCGACAAAGCCCTTCCAGTGCGCAATGGCCAGATCGACCGGCGCCAGCGCCCGAGCGCTCAGGATCGAACCTGCGATGATGATGCCGGCCGTCGCCTGCTGGTTGATGACGAGATATGCGCCGACGCCCAGCACGGCGGATTGAAGCATCATGCGCATCACCTTGGCGATGGCGCCGAGGCCGCCCGCGACGTCGCTCGCCCGCTGGTTACTGGCGAGATAATCCCGGTTGGAGCTTTCCCAGTGCTTTCCCACACGACCCGCCATGCCCATGGCGGTGAGCACTTCGGCATTGCGGCGACTGGCCAGCGCAAGGTCCTGCCGCCGCATGGCCAAGCCGGTCGAGCGCTTCATCGGCTCGTGGGTGAGGTATTCCGTCAGGATCGTCAGCGCGATCAGGATAACGGCGCCGACCAAGGCGGTGACACCGATCAGGGGATGGAAGGCAAAACAGATCGCGAGATAGAGCGGCAGCCAGGGCAGGTCGAACAGCGCGCCCGGCCCCATACCGGACAGGAACGAGCGGACGTTATCGAGGTCGCGCAGCGGCTGAAGACCCTCGCTGCGGTTGCCGATCAGCAGCGGCATCCGCACAACGATGTCATAGACCCGGCGGCTCAGCATTTCGTCCAGCGTCGATCCGATCCGGATCAAGATGCGGCTACGGATCAGGTCGAGGATGCCCTGCACGACGTAGAGCCCTCCCGCCAGCACGATCAGGCCGACCAGTGTCGGAACGCTGCGGCTCGGCAGCACGCGGTCGTAGACCTCGAGCATGAAGAACGAGCCCGTCAGATAGAGAACGTTGATGACGCAGCTCATCACGCCGACGCCGACGAACGCGCTGCGGCAGGCGCGCAGCGAAGCACCGAGTTCGGATTTTCCGGACTGCGGAGCGGTACTCATCAGACCACGAAATGGAAATCGGACGCCGCGAGCTGTGCTTTTTCGACGCCGGTGATCGTAATGCTGCCAGAACCTACCAGCGGATTCGCGATCACGGCGTTACCGCTGACGTCGGTCGTATGTGCGAGCAAATCGGCGAAGTCCGCGATGCCGCTTTGCGCAAGCGCAATAAGGTCTTCGCCGTGATGGAAATCCTCGATCGTGTCGTTGCCCAACATTCCCTTGAATACGAAGACGTCGTTACTTGCCTCCCCCCAAAGGTTATTAGAACCGAAATTGGAGGTAATCACATCTCGCCCGGCGGTGCCATGAACGTCCACAACACCGGATAAACCCGAACCATGCTGCGGAAATATGAAATTCACCGTATCAAACGCGCCGTGGCTGTCGGTCAGCACGGCGGTCACCTGCTCAACGTTCGCGTCGTTCAGGCCCGACGTGTAGCTGACGCCCTGCGCAAGCGCATCGTTGAGAGATCCAAGCAGCCCGCTGACCGTAAGCGAAGCGGTTCCGCTATTGCTGACAACAACTCCTGATCCCGATCCGGCCAATGACAACGTGCCGTGTTCGGCGGTGGCCGTCAGCGTGAATGACTCGAAATCGCCACCATCGACATCGGAGGCAATCAGATTATGAATCGTCGATGTGTATGTGGCCGAAGGACCTGGCGGATCGAACGTCTCCACCACATAGTGATTCATGACGTTCAGTACCGGTGCGTCATTGACATCCGTTACCGTCAGTGTCGCGGTCTGACTGCCCTGCGAGAATGGATCGGAATGCAGCCCGCCGGAAATGCTTGTCGTCTGGCCATGAGTTGCGGTGGTGGTCTGGTCCCAGGCAACGTAGGTCAAGGTATTTGAGCCGCCGTGGCCGCCATCCGGAACGAAACGCACCTTGTCGTCGAGCGTCAACAACAACCCGGACGATAACGAATATGCGCCGAACGCAGTCCAACTCGTGCCATTGTTGATCGAGTATTCCCAATGCCCATGCTGGCTCGTGAAGCCGGTGATCGCAATTCCCTTCACCGAGCCATCGTCCGCGTCGGCAATGGCGGTGGCGAACGAACTGACAAGTTGCCCGCCATTCGCCGTGTCATTCTCAGTAATCGTCGTAAGGTTCTGGCCCGCGCCGAGCACAGGCCGGTCGTTCGCGCCGGTGACAGTAATAGTTTCAGTCTGCGCGACAGTCGCGTCATGAGCATCGGTGACATCGTAACTGACGAGAATCGTCTGGGTCTCCCCCGCCGCCAGATGGTCGAAGGCAGGATGTGCACCGTCCACATTGATCTTGATCGTCCCCGCGTCCGGGAAAACAAGGACGCCCGGCGGCGTGGCAGACCCCGCCGCAACTCCGTCGATCGTATAACTGAGATTGGTGACGCTCAGCGTGTCGCCGATATCGGCGTCAGCGGCCCCTTCAAGCAAGTCCTTGACGACCGGCGCGCTGCCTTCAGTCGTATTAAGAGTCAGGGCGGCACCGACCGTCGGCGCGTCGTTAGCGCCGGTAACGTTGACCTGGAATGTCGCGGTGCCGGCCGCGCCGTGAATGTCTTTGGTTTGCACGATGAACGTATCGACGTAGTTCCCGGCACCCAGCGCGTTGATCGCCGCAGCGTTGGCCACATAGCTGTAGGTGCCGTCGACATTGACCGTCAGCGCGCCGTAGACGCCGACAATCGCGCTGTTGACGTAGTTTGTTCCATCGAACGCCGCGTAAGTCAGCCCGGCTGTCTCGCCGTGGTCGACATCGCTACCGACGAGCGTACCGGTCTGGTCGGCAAAGGTGTCGATTGCAGCCGTATCGACGACCGATTTAGTGACCGCCGTCACCATCGGCGCATCGTTGGTTCCAGCGATGGTGATCTCAAACGTTGCAGGCGTGACGCCGCCATTTCCGTCGCTGATGGAGATTATATACGTCAGCGTTAGGATCTGGCCGGCCGCCAGATAATCGAAAGCCGTGGACGGCGCGGAAAATCCAAGATCAACCGATCCACACGAATCTCCCGAGAGTTTCGATACCGCGCCCGGAGTTACCAACGCTTTCAACGCGTCAGTATCCAGCGCGAGGCCGTCGGTCACGCCCGTTGCGACGACTGCGGTGATCGACGCGGTGTGGCCTGCGTCGGCGAGATCGACATCGGCGAACGTGACATGGATAGGCGACGCCAGCAGCGGACAAGTATCGGTTTGCTCGTTCAACGACGTCGCGGCGACCACATCGACCACCGGCGCATCGTTGGTTCCGGTGATGGTGATGTCAAACGTTGCAGGCGTGGTCCCGCCGTCGCCGTCGTTGATGGCGACCGTGTAGGTCAGATTCAGCGTTTGGCCTGCGGCCAGGTAGTCGAATGCCGTGGACGGCGCGGAAAATCCAAGATCAACCGATCCACTCGAATCTCCCGAGAGCTTCGATACCACGCCCGGAGTCACAAGCGCTTTCAGCGCGTCAGTATCCAGCGCGAGTCCAGCGGTCACACCCGTTGCGACGACTGCGGTGATGGTTGCGGTATGGCCCACGTCGGTGAGGTCGACATCGGTGAACGTGACATGGATAGGCGACGCCAGCAGCGGACAGGTATTGGCTTGTTCGTTCAACGACGTAGCGGCGATCGCATCGATCACCGGCGCATCGTTCGTTCCGGTAATGACGACTTGGATGGTCTGGGTGATGGGCGCACCGCCAGTGGTGCCATCGGCGATCGTGATCGTGAAGTTTTCGGTCACCTTCTGGCCCGCGGCGAGATATTCGACATTGGCCGGATCGACACTGTAGGTCCACGTGATTTTGCCACCGGTGCCGTTCGTCGTATCGCTATCCCTTACGGCCGTCAGCAAGCCTAGTGCCACATCACCAGCATTCGCCGGTACGAACGTGCCAATCGCCGACACCGCATGCGTATCGCTCAGATCGATGTCGGTAAAAGTGATGACGCCACTATCGGTCAAAGGCGTAGAATTCAGTGGGGTGCCGGACGTCTCGGTGACCCCGCCAGCCAAATCCAAGGTAAATACCGGCACATCGTTGGTGCCCCTGATTGTGATTGTCACATCCTGTGTAACAAAGGCCCCGTGAACGTCTTTGATCGTGATCGTGTAGACCTGCGTAATCGTCTGCCCCTCGGCAAGCGATTGCAGGACCGGATCGTCGTCGGGCAGCGAGAAGTGCCACTGAACCGTTCCGGTATTGATGGTATCAGTTGTATTCTCTGGATCGAGACCGATCGTAAATGTTCCGAGATGCTGCCCCGTCACAAAACCAGGCAACGTCGAGCACGACGACGTAAACTCATGACAGACAGTATGCGTGTCGGTCAGATCAACGTCCTGGAATGTGATCGTTCCGTTGCTCGCGACGGTGTTGCTAGGCGTGACGCTCGCATCTTCCTTGACCTCACCGGTAACAACCGTCACCGGTCCGACAACAATAGTCGGCGGGCCGTTTGGTATGTCGTTGTCGCCAGTGACGATGATCGAAATCAGAACCAGCGCGGAATCGGGACCGGACCGCGACATTACCTGCAGTACGAAGGTCGCGGTTTCACCTTGGCCCAGGAAGTTGAAGCCGAGGCGATCAAATGAAACATCACCGGTTTCCTGATCGATGTGCAGGAACTGCGAGAGAAAATTCGCATCCAGATTGGGATTGCTGCTAACCGCGCTCTTGATTACGGCGCTGCCGGGGACAAAAGGGGTCGCGGTGTCGTAGAACGGCTGACTACCGATATCGGGATCGTCAATATGGACGACATCCGAAATCTTGAACGTCTTGACGGATGATACAGTGGACTGCTCTGCCGTCACCATATCTGCGGAGAATACCGCCTTGGTATTGTAAAAAATCCGGTTCTGATAGGTGACGACCCCGGTCACCGGATCGGTCACGGCAAAACGCAACTCAATCTGGTTCAGGAACGTCTGCTGATTAAACGTCGACGTCGTGAACACGATGTCAGCCAGGTTGTTATAACTCGATGATCCGAATTTCTGCGATTTCGGATTGGAGTTATCCGGATTGTAGTTCGGAAAATAGAGCTGGAAGACCTGCTGGATCAGTGCCTTTTCCTGCTGCTGGTCCTGAAGCGTCTTGAGTTGCTCGATCGCCGTCGGCGGTTGGCCGATGCCGCCGACCGAAACGAACGTCACCTGCCCGGCCTGCGACACGGTGCCGATCAACTGACCTGAAGCCTTGTCATAGAGGTTGTAGGAGCCGGTGTGCCCGTCAGGTTCGACCAGCACGGAAAATTTGGTCGGACCGTTGTCGGCCGCGATTTCCACCAGCACCGCCGTGCCGCGAATGCCCATGGTGGCAACGGGCGTCTCGACACGCATGTTGCCGTTCTTGGCGGTCTGGCCGGCGACGAAGGTGATCGTGCCCTGGACGAGGCTGATCAGCGACGAATTCGACGATCCGTTGGGATCGTAGATCATCTCGTTCAGCACCATGCGCGCATTCGACGTCATGCCGAATGCGCTGCCGTCGACGAATGTCATGCCGATGGAGGAATCCGATCCGGTCTGGATCACGTCGCCCTTCTGAACGGCATCGCCGATGTGGAGTTCGATCGACACGCCGTTCCGGACCGCCGTGGCGCTGCCTGACATTTTCAGAACATGCCCGATCACCTGAGCGGCGGCGGGCGCAGCCCCGGCCTGCGCGACATGAACATGGCCGGTCAGCGCATCCACAATCTGGCCGGACAGCGTCGCGCCATCAGCCGACGACAACGACGGCCGTGTTTCGCCCTTGAAGTAATTTCCGACCACAAATTTCTGATCGGCGCCCGAGATGATGAGGTCATTGCCGATTCGCACGTAGGTGCCCGAAAACAGCAGATGGGCATCGGGTATGACAATGTAGGCATCCGACGGATGATGCTGAACGAATCCGGGCTTTGCGCCGAACGAAAAACCCTCTCCACCCAGCGAAACTGGGGAGTCGGTCAGGGATCTGGCGTCAAATGGTCCAGCAAAATTCAATGGAGCCCGCCCGCGCAAAAAAAATTTAATCTTAAGAAATCGATAAGGCCGGATTCATAGCATCAAAGGGTGCAAGTCCATAGCGGATTGACCCAAACGATCTGATTCAACTCGCGAATTTTAAGTAAAGTTGCTTCCGGGTGACGGAGTAAGCGCGGCTACGTATTCCAAATCCATGAGTTTAAATCGATATTTGCGACCTCGCACGAAACCCGCAACAGCCATCAGCGGCAAATCGAACCTATAAATGGGACTACAGGCATCGCAAAAATGCGGAAATATCTTTCTTTCATCGAGTCTATAGCTATATTTTACCGGATCTTTTGTCAGATATATTATGATTACTAGGACATTTGCAGATTTATAGATAAGACCGACCGCCATTAGCCCTATTTCCAATTTTACACAATCTGCTCAGCACTAGTTCCTCATATTTGAATCCAAATCACACCTTGCCCTTCCGCTTAAGGCGCTGAAAAGCGTCCGCACTCTACAGCTTGTGTCGAAAAGATCCGGGCACGAGCGCGCAGACCATTGCAAGCCGATGCCCGGACAAGGGGCGTCACATGTCTGTTTTCATCACTGCGCGCGCAGGCGCTTTGGCATTTGTGCTTGCTATCAATGTATTGTGCGAAAGCGCTCATGCGGCAGCCTACGCGCCGCCTGACAGCTTTGCCGGCCCCCTGGAAAATCAATCAGCCCTTACTTCGGAGCCTTTCGGGCTTCCGACATCCATGGTCAGCGAGGGGCCGCTCCGCGCCAAGTGGGTGGAGGTCGAACGCGCCATTGCCGCGGAAGCCAGCATCATCGCCGGTTGCGCAAACGATCCGACTCATTGCGCCTCCCGCCCCGCGCTGCGGTTTCTCGAGATCGTGAAAGCCGCCGCAGCCCGGCAGGGTCTCGCCCGGCTCGGCGAGGTCAATCGCGCGATCAACCTGGCGATCCGTCCGGTTAGCGA
Proteins encoded in this window:
- a CDS encoding type I secretion system permease/ATPase, with the translated sequence MSTAPQSGKSELGASLRACRSAFVGVGVMSCVINVLYLTGSFFMLEVYDRVLPSRSVPTLVGLIVLAGGLYVVQGILDLIRSRILIRIGSTLDEMLSRRVYDIVVRMPLLIGNRSEGLQPLRDLDNVRSFLSGMGPGALFDLPWLPLYLAICFAFHPLIGVTALVGAVILIALTILTEYLTHEPMKRSTGLAMRRQDLALASRRNAEVLTAMGMAGRVGKHWESSNRDYLASNQRASDVAGGLGAIAKVMRMMLQSAVLGVGAYLVINQQATAGIIIAGSILSARALAPVDLAIAHWKGFVAARQSWHRLNRLLGMMPEQDAPTLLEAPSGKLSVEALTVSPPGEQKAVVHDVTFALDAGQAVGVIGPSGAGKSSLVRALVGVWQPLRGKVRLDGAALDQWSPEILGRYIGYLPQDVELFAGTIAQNISRFEDNASSDDIIAAARDARVHDMVIGMKDGYDTQIGDQGSVLSAGQAQRVALARALYGNPFLVVLDEPNSNLDSEGDVALNKAVLAVRERGGVVVVVAHRPVGIESVDQVLVLKDGRVQAFGPKDSVLGQVLQRPVAVPSAIKIVSDKGGAQS
- a CDS encoding VCBS domain-containing protein gives rise to the protein MNFAGPFDARSLTDSPVSLGGEGFSFGAKPGFVQHHPSDAYIVIPDAHLLFSGTYVRIGNDLIISGADQKFVVGNYFKGETRPSLSSADGATLSGQIVDALTGHVHVAQAGAAPAAAQVIGHVLKMSGSATAVRNGVSIELHIGDAVQKGDVIQTGSDSSIGMTFVDGSAFGMTSNARMVLNEMIYDPNGSSNSSLISLVQGTITFVAGQTAKNGNMRVETPVATMGIRGTAVLVEIAADNGPTKFSVLVEPDGHTGSYNLYDKASGQLIGTVSQAGQVTFVSVGGIGQPPTAIEQLKTLQDQQQEKALIQQVFQLYFPNYNPDNSNPKSQKFGSSSYNNLADIVFTTSTFNQQTFLNQIELRFAVTDPVTGVVTYQNRIFYNTKAVFSADMVTAEQSTVSSVKTFKISDVVHIDDPDIGSQPFYDTATPFVPGSAVIKSAVSSNPNLDANFLSQFLHIDQETGDVSFDRLGFNFLGQGETATFVLQVMSRSGPDSALVLISIIVTGDNDIPNGPPTIVVGPVTVVTGEVKEDASVTPSNTVASNGTITFQDVDLTDTHTVCHEFTSSCSTLPGFVTGQHLGTFTIGLDPENTTDTINTGTVQWHFSLPDDDPVLQSLAEGQTITQVYTITIKDVHGAFVTQDVTITIRGTNDVPVFTLDLAGGVTETSGTPLNSTPLTDSGVITFTDIDLSDTHAVSAIGTFVPANAGDVALGLLTAVRDSDTTNGTGGKITWTYSVDPANVEYLAAGQKVTENFTITIADGTTGGAPITQTIQVVITGTNDAPVIDAIAATSLNEQANTCPLLASPIHVTFTDVDLTDVGHTATITAVVATGVTAGLALDTDALKALVTPGVVSKLSGDSSGSVDLGFSAPSTAFDYLAAGQTLNLTYTVAINDGDGGTTPATFDITITGTNDAPVVDVVAATSLNEQTDTCPLLASPIHVTFADVDLADAGHTASITAVVATGVTDGLALDTDALKALVTPGAVSKLSGDSCGSVDLGFSAPSTAFDYLAAGQILTLTYIISISDGNGGVTPATFEITIAGTNDAPMVTAVTKSVVDTAAIDTFADQTGTLVGSDVDHGETAGLTYAAFDGTNYVNSAIVGVYGALTVNVDGTYSYVANAAAINALGAGNYVDTFIVQTKDIHGAAGTATFQVNVTGANDAPTVGAALTLNTTEGSAPVVKDLLEGAADADIGDTLSVTNLSYTIDGVAAGSATPPGVLVFPDAGTIKINVDGAHPAFDHLAAGETQTILVSYDVTDAHDATVAQTETITVTGANDRPVLGAGQNLTTITENDTANGGQLVSSFATAIADADDGSVKGIAITGFTSQHGHWEYSINNGTSWTAFGAYSLSSGLLLTLDDKVRFVPDGGHGGSNTLTYVAWDQTTTATHGQTTSISGGLHSDPFSQGSQTATLTVTDVNDAPVLNVMNHYVVETFDPPGPSATYTSTIHNLIASDVDGGDFESFTLTATAEHGTLSLAGSGSGVVVSNSGTASLTVSGLLGSLNDALAQGVSYTSGLNDANVEQVTAVLTDSHGAFDTVNFIFPQHGSGLSGVVDVHGTAGRDVITSNFGSNNLWGEASNDVFVFKGMLGNDTIEDFHHGEDLIALAQSGIADFADLLAHTTDVSGNAVIANPLVGSGSITITGVEKAQLAASDFHFVV
- a CDS encoding HlyD family type I secretion periplasmic adaptor subunit, encoding MLSPLDRLSIFKSLDQPGSRGSIRFHLIVGLVVVTLLTCGLGGWASTAQISGALIAPGSIVVDSNVKKVQHPTGGVVGEVRARDGDRVKAGDVVVRLDDTITKASLAIVTKGLNGLLARRARLLAEQDGAERITFPPELMESFADPEVQSLIGNEIKLFQVRSSGRVGQKAQLKERILQLREEIGGLEAQENAKSREIELIQKELVGVRDLFAKNLVQISRLTVLERDAARLDGDRAQFVAQKAQAKGKITEIELQIIQIDKDLSSEVSKEMREINDKIGEFVERKVTAEDQLRRIDIRAPQDGMVLQSTVHTVGGVITAGDAVMLIVPESDNLSVEAKVNPQDIDQLRIGQKTLLRLSAFNQRTTPELNGTISRISPDTTVDQRTGQSYYTIRVSLPPAEVAKLGDVKLIPGMPVEAFVQTGERTMISYLAKPLSDQLMRAFREK